Proteins from a genomic interval of Aureimonas sp. AU20:
- the tatB gene encoding Sec-independent protein translocase protein TatB yields MFDIGGLELLVIAVVLIVVVGPKDLPKMLRTFGRVSSQMRRMAGDFRHQFDEALKEAELEELRNTAQQVRDLDPRNDLRKAMNPIRAVGDEIRSSIKAATVAPEPVVPSATQAAVPVEPMADVPPTSSPAVATPPAVNGEAQPVAATNGHAIHVNVEAAHGGEAAPVRAPAGSLQ; encoded by the coding sequence ATGTTCGACATCGGTGGACTCGAGCTTCTTGTTATCGCGGTCGTTTTGATCGTCGTCGTCGGTCCGAAGGATCTCCCGAAGATGCTTCGCACCTTCGGCCGGGTCAGTTCGCAGATGCGCCGTATGGCGGGCGATTTCCGGCACCAGTTCGACGAGGCCTTGAAGGAGGCCGAACTCGAAGAACTGCGCAACACCGCGCAGCAGGTCCGCGATCTCGACCCGCGCAACGATCTTCGCAAGGCGATGAACCCGATCCGCGCGGTCGGAGACGAAATTCGCTCTTCGATCAAGGCCGCGACCGTAGCGCCTGAGCCTGTCGTTCCGTCGGCAACGCAAGCGGCGGTGCCAGTCGAGCCGATGGCAGACGTTCCGCCTACCTCTTCCCCTGCCGTCGCGACGCCGCCAGCCGTCAACGGCGAAGCACAGCCCGTCGCCGCGACGAACGGTCATGCGATCCATGTCAACGTCGAGGCGGCACATGGGGGCGAGGCCGCTCCTGTTCGCGCGCCGGCCGGGAGCCTTCAGTGA
- the yajC gene encoding preprotein translocase subunit YajC gives MFVSPAFAQTATAAGGPESILISILPFVAVFAIMYFLIIRPQRSAAKKRDDMLKNIRRGDTIVTGGGIIAKVTKVQDNGELEVQISETTKIRVLQSMVADVRVKGEPTAANAK, from the coding sequence ATGTTCGTATCGCCGGCTTTTGCGCAGACCGCCACCGCAGCGGGAGGACCGGAGAGCATCCTCATCAGCATTCTTCCCTTCGTCGCCGTCTTCGCGATCATGTATTTTCTGATCATTCGCCCGCAGCGCTCGGCCGCCAAGAAGCGGGACGATATGCTGAAAAACATTCGTCGCGGCGACACGATCGTGACTGGCGGCGGCATCATCGCCAAGGTCACGAAGGTTCAGGACAATGGCGAGTTGGAAGTGCAGATTTCCGAGACCACCAAGATCCGCGTGCTGCAGTCCATGGTTGCGGATGTCCGCGTGAAGGGCGAGCCCACGGCGGCCAACGCGAAGTAA
- a CDS encoding M23 family metallopeptidase, whose product MLNQSRLRLVRSAGLIALAALAAGCSADATRLQDSFYTGAIPPAPVRSQQVASAAPAAEPSYGAGQPNASYGSGTTGASRTFAAATPPVSRSTLPPPPASSYGNGNDSYAPVQQQAAAPMSQHASSPVNHAEVARTEASRNMAPAPTGSAGTYVVTSGDSLLGIARRHNVRAADLRNANRLTDDNVRIGQKLTIPAGGSATASAQPAGNVRYATLGAPPTSLQAQAAKIAVPSSAPTNARPAAAAAQATRELPPVKPAQAAAAAATPAKPATHEMPAVAATPAPVAPSAASTSVAAAAPVAQTTAAKAEEEEQASLAPASTGINQMRWPVQGRVIKNFGDKVGSRRNDGLNISVPRGTPIKAAENGVVIYAGEGLKEFGKTVLVKHENGLVTVYGHADDIKVQRGATVKRGEEIATAGMTGDTDAPMLHFEVRKDSSPVNPMTYLR is encoded by the coding sequence GTGTTGAATCAGAGTCGGCTTCGGCTGGTGCGCTCGGCGGGGCTGATCGCGCTGGCCGCGTTGGCGGCCGGATGCAGTGCCGACGCCACGCGGTTGCAGGATAGCTTCTATACCGGAGCGATTCCGCCGGCGCCGGTGCGCTCGCAGCAGGTGGCGAGTGCGGCCCCTGCGGCCGAGCCGAGCTACGGCGCGGGGCAGCCGAACGCCTCCTACGGTTCCGGCACCACGGGCGCCTCGCGCACCTTTGCGGCAGCGACGCCGCCGGTCTCCCGCTCGACGCTGCCGCCTCCGCCGGCCAGTTCCTACGGCAATGGCAACGACAGCTATGCGCCCGTCCAGCAGCAGGCCGCTGCGCCGATGTCGCAGCATGCGTCCTCGCCGGTGAACCACGCTGAAGTGGCTCGCACCGAAGCCTCTCGCAACATGGCGCCGGCCCCGACGGGTTCGGCAGGTACCTATGTCGTGACGTCCGGCGACTCGCTCCTTGGCATCGCGCGCCGTCACAATGTCCGCGCCGCCGATCTGCGCAACGCCAACCGGCTGACCGACGACAATGTGCGGATCGGCCAGAAGCTGACGATCCCGGCAGGGGGCTCTGCCACGGCGTCGGCACAGCCGGCCGGGAACGTTCGCTACGCCACGCTCGGCGCGCCGCCGACCAGCCTCCAGGCTCAGGCCGCAAAGATCGCCGTGCCCAGCTCGGCTCCGACCAATGCGCGTCCGGCCGCTGCGGCTGCGCAGGCCACTCGCGAACTGCCGCCGGTCAAGCCCGCGCAGGCAGCCGCCGCTGCCGCAACGCCGGCCAAGCCTGCGACGCATGAGATGCCGGCCGTGGCCGCTACGCCGGCGCCCGTCGCTCCGAGCGCCGCGAGCACGTCAGTGGCGGCCGCCGCACCGGTTGCCCAGACCACCGCTGCCAAGGCGGAGGAAGAGGAGCAGGCTTCGTTGGCTCCGGCCTCGACTGGAATCAACCAGATGCGTTGGCCGGTGCAGGGCCGCGTCATCAAGAATTTCGGCGACAAGGTCGGCTCGCGCCGCAACGACGGTCTGAACATTTCCGTGCCGCGCGGAACGCCCATCAAGGCGGCCGAGAACGGCGTCGTGATCTATGCCGGCGAGGGCCTCAAGGAGTTCGGCAAGACCGTCTTGGTCAAGCACGAGAACGGCCTCGTGACCGTCTATGGCCATGCCGACGACATCAAGGTTCAGCGCGGTGCCACGGTGAAGCGCGGCGAGGAAATCGCGACGGCGGGCATGACCGGCGACACGGACGCGCCGATGCTGCATTTCGAGGTCCGCAAGGACTCCTCTCCGGTCAATCCGATGACCTATCTGCGCTAA
- a CDS encoding protein-L-isoaspartate(D-aspartate) O-methyltransferase: protein MTATVDREQLAAFLMTVRTADGVTPRVLAAVEAVPRRAFVPADAVEAYSDKVFPLDCGQSMPGARHAVRLVAALKIAPEHRVLEIGTGSGYVTALLAKLCFQVLTLDRYQTLLTKAQERLKACGINNVTFLKEDGRTGYPDQAPFDRIVVHGSFESLPRAFVEQMASQGILICALGPPGDVQRLVRHQKLGSRFEEETLFNARLQPLETGVASFL from the coding sequence ATGACCGCAACAGTCGATCGCGAGCAACTGGCGGCCTTCCTGATGACGGTGCGCACCGCCGATGGCGTGACGCCGCGTGTCCTGGCCGCCGTCGAGGCCGTGCCGCGCCGCGCCTTCGTGCCGGCGGACGCGGTGGAGGCCTATTCCGACAAGGTGTTTCCGCTCGACTGCGGCCAGTCCATGCCCGGCGCGCGCCACGCGGTGCGACTGGTCGCGGCGCTGAAGATCGCCCCGGAGCACCGCGTGCTGGAGATCGGCACGGGAAGCGGCTACGTCACGGCGCTGCTCGCCAAGCTTTGTTTTCAGGTTCTGACCTTGGATCGCTACCAGACCTTGCTGACCAAGGCGCAGGAGCGACTGAAGGCCTGCGGCATCAACAACGTGACCTTCCTTAAGGAGGATGGTCGCACGGGCTATCCCGACCAGGCGCCCTTCGACCGGATCGTGGTCCATGGCTCCTTCGAGTCGCTGCCGCGTGCCTTCGTAGAGCAGATGGCGTCGCAAGGAATTCTGATCTGCGCGCTTGGACCACCGGGCGACGTGCAGCGTCTCGTGCGACACCAGAAGTTGGGAAGCCGCTTCGAGGAAGAGACGCTGTTCAACGCCCGTCTCCAGCCGCTCGAAACCGGCGTCGCGAGCTTTCTGTAA
- the nagZ gene encoding beta-N-acetylhexosaminidase: MTGTKAWIAGCSGLRLTDDERAFFQDERPWGFILFGRNIGEAAQVWDLVAELKSLGGSSRRPVLIDQEGGRVQRLRPPLSPRFPPSASIGQVFAADPVKGRRAAWLQGRLLAHDLLVGYGIDVDCLPCLDVPQPGAHSVIGDRAYAEDPALVAELGGLAAEGLMAGAVLPVMKHIPGHGRGEADSHLELPQVSAERAALEGFDFRPFKSLADLPAAMTAHLLFESLDPVRPATLSPVVIGEIIRKAIGFDGLLMSDDMSMKALQGDMGELAGRAIAAGCDLALHCNGDMAEMQLVAANVPELAGRSLARAERALQITRQQPEPIDEPALREEFHSLFSAST, encoded by the coding sequence ATGACCGGAACGAAAGCCTGGATCGCGGGATGCAGCGGCCTGCGCCTGACGGATGACGAGCGTGCCTTCTTTCAAGACGAGCGGCCTTGGGGTTTCATTCTGTTCGGTCGCAACATCGGCGAGGCCGCGCAGGTCTGGGATCTCGTGGCCGAACTCAAAAGCCTCGGCGGCTCCTCGCGGCGCCCGGTTCTAATCGATCAGGAAGGCGGGCGGGTTCAGCGTCTGCGCCCGCCGCTTTCGCCGCGTTTCCCGCCATCGGCGTCAATCGGTCAGGTCTTCGCTGCCGATCCCGTGAAGGGGCGGCGGGCGGCTTGGCTTCAAGGCCGTCTTCTCGCCCATGATTTGCTGGTGGGATACGGGATCGACGTCGATTGTCTCCCTTGCCTCGATGTGCCCCAGCCCGGCGCCCATTCCGTGATCGGCGACCGCGCTTATGCCGAAGACCCGGCGCTGGTCGCTGAACTCGGTGGCCTTGCGGCGGAGGGGCTGATGGCCGGTGCCGTTCTGCCGGTGATGAAGCATATTCCCGGTCATGGGCGAGGCGAGGCGGATAGCCATCTCGAACTGCCGCAGGTTTCGGCGGAACGGGCAGCGCTGGAGGGCTTCGACTTCCGCCCCTTCAAGAGCTTGGCCGACCTGCCGGCCGCGATGACCGCGCATCTCCTTTTCGAATCGCTGGATCCCGTCCGCCCGGCCACGCTTTCGCCGGTCGTGATCGGAGAGATCATTCGTAAGGCGATCGGCTTCGACGGTTTGCTGATGAGCGACGACATGTCGATGAAGGCGCTTCAAGGCGACATGGGCGAACTCGCCGGCCGAGCCATCGCCGCCGGCTGCGACTTGGCGCTCCACTGCAACGGCGATATGGCCGAGATGCAACTCGTGGCGGCCAATGTCCCGGAACTTGCCGGCCGCTCTCTGGCGAGAGCGGAGCGGGCCTTGCAGATCACTCGCCAGCAACCCGAGCCGATCGACGAGCCGGCCCTGCGCGAGGAATTCCACTCGCTGTTCTCCGCCTCCACCTGA
- a CDS encoding twin-arginine translocase TatA/TatE family subunit, producing the protein MGSFSIWHWLIVLAVVLLLFGRGKIPELMGDVAKGIKNFKKGMADEDTTVAQERRSLDMREGDAMPHETTTEKSRI; encoded by the coding sequence ATGGGTAGCTTCAGCATCTGGCACTGGCTCATCGTTCTGGCCGTCGTGCTGCTTCTCTTCGGTCGCGGCAAGATTCCCGAGCTGATGGGCGACGTGGCCAAGGGCATCAAGAACTTCAAGAAGGGCATGGCGGACGAGGACACGACCGTCGCTCAGGAGCGTCGCTCGCTCGACATGCGCGAAGGCGATGCCATGCCGCACGAGACCACGACCGAAAAGTCCCGCATCTAA
- a CDS encoding ATP-binding protein, which yields MTIDTDFLPLLRRIADALDRLAPEATPSPDLGAADCFVFAPPGGLTPVPRVNRVDFELLRGIDRSRDILFENTKRFADGLPANNALLWGARGMGKSSLVKAVHAKVNSIGTGRPVLKLIEVHREDIDDLPLLMTLLRAAPFPILLFCDDLSFDHDDTSYKSLKAALDGGVEGRPDNVLFYATSNRRHLLPRNMMENEQSTAINPSEAVEEKVSLSDRFGLWLGFHKCSQDDYLAMVCGYLASAGIERDAEEVRRDALEWSTTRGSRSGRVAYQFVTDLAGRLGHALPR from the coding sequence GTGACCATCGACACGGATTTCCTTCCCCTCCTGCGACGGATCGCCGACGCGCTGGATCGTCTGGCGCCGGAGGCGACCCCCTCGCCCGATCTCGGCGCGGCCGATTGCTTCGTCTTCGCGCCACCCGGTGGCCTGACGCCGGTGCCCCGGGTCAACCGCGTCGATTTCGAACTGCTGCGCGGCATCGACCGCTCGCGCGACATCCTGTTCGAGAACACAAAACGCTTCGCCGATGGCCTGCCGGCCAACAACGCCCTGCTTTGGGGCGCCCGCGGAATGGGCAAATCATCGCTGGTGAAGGCCGTTCACGCCAAGGTCAATTCGATAGGAACGGGCCGTCCGGTCCTGAAGCTCATCGAGGTCCACCGCGAGGACATCGACGACCTGCCTCTGCTGATGACGCTCTTGCGCGCCGCGCCCTTCCCGATTCTCCTGTTCTGCGACGATCTGTCGTTCGATCACGACGACACATCCTACAAGTCGCTGAAGGCCGCGCTGGACGGGGGCGTCGAGGGGCGGCCGGACAATGTCCTGTTCTATGCCACGTCGAACCGCCGCCATCTCCTTCCGCGCAACATGATGGAAAACGAGCAGTCGACCGCCATCAATCCAAGTGAGGCGGTGGAAGAGAAGGTCTCGCTGTCGGATCGATTCGGCCTTTGGCTCGGCTTCCACAAATGTTCGCAGGACGATTATCTCGCGATGGTGTGCGGCTATCTCGCCTCCGCCGGGATCGAGCGGGACGCCGAGGAGGTTCGTCGCGACGCGCTGGAATGGAGCACGACGCGCGGCAGCCGCTCGGGCCGCGTCGCCTACCAGTTCGTTACTGATCTCGCGGGACGCCTCGGCCACGCCCTGCCCCGCTGA
- a CDS encoding SPOR domain-containing protein yields the protein MKDYRDANFSATDRDPFADLVRAVEGSSVRPGAPGVRQDWDQSAGYEPVASPGGRGPSMPQGRAGRPVNAETQEALRNLSQPARPRDRYPTETQSFAPARQPEPEPYAPVRQTIPDVRQTLTLDDFDDLIASEWAAMQPAPQGYDEDEYAQGYEDGDGHHYDDEYRPAARRGSKLRKAVFVMGGLAASVVVAVAGTMVYTGGGSLSQSIEGPILIKADAEPYKTAPADPGGRSIPNQNKAVYEHVAAGNAKVTAPTQRSLVTAMEEPMDIAENEGASSDLPGVMVGDDVSLPSESDAEAEMPPAPGSQVASAEGTLQPRKVRTLTVRPDGSLAPAEEPTIAGQPALLPSSSPAVGHAAPAAPAASAQSTMPFSAKVATEAAPAEADPVQVASVQPAAAGEEAFFVQISSQPSQALAEESMANMKRKFSSVIGNRGLNIKSAEIAGKGTFYRVRVAAGSKNEAASLCDSLKSAGGSCFVTR from the coding sequence ATGAAGGACTACAGGGACGCAAACTTCTCCGCGACCGATCGCGATCCGTTTGCCGATCTCGTTCGGGCGGTGGAAGGCTCCTCGGTGCGCCCCGGTGCGCCGGGCGTGCGGCAGGATTGGGATCAGTCGGCGGGCTACGAGCCCGTCGCGAGCCCCGGCGGCCGTGGCCCTTCAATGCCGCAGGGCCGGGCAGGTCGTCCCGTCAATGCGGAAACGCAGGAAGCCCTGCGCAATCTCAGCCAGCCTGCGCGTCCGCGCGACCGGTATCCCACCGAAACGCAGTCCTTCGCGCCGGCTCGCCAGCCCGAGCCCGAGCCCTACGCGCCGGTTCGCCAGACCATTCCCGATGTGCGCCAGACCCTGACGCTCGACGACTTCGACGATCTGATCGCGAGCGAGTGGGCTGCCATGCAGCCTGCGCCGCAGGGCTACGACGAAGACGAATATGCCCAGGGCTACGAGGATGGCGACGGCCATCACTATGACGACGAGTACCGCCCTGCGGCGCGGCGCGGCTCCAAGCTGCGCAAAGCGGTTTTCGTCATGGGTGGTCTGGCTGCCAGTGTCGTGGTCGCCGTGGCCGGCACGATGGTTTACACCGGTGGCGGCTCGCTCTCGCAGAGCATTGAAGGGCCGATCCTGATCAAGGCGGATGCAGAGCCCTACAAGACCGCGCCGGCCGATCCTGGCGGCCGTTCGATCCCGAACCAGAACAAGGCCGTCTACGAGCATGTCGCGGCGGGCAACGCGAAGGTGACCGCGCCGACGCAGCGCTCGCTGGTGACGGCGATGGAAGAGCCTATGGACATCGCGGAGAACGAGGGCGCGTCCTCCGATCTCCCCGGTGTCATGGTCGGCGACGATGTGTCGCTTCCCAGCGAATCCGATGCCGAAGCCGAGATGCCACCTGCGCCGGGCAGTCAGGTTGCTTCTGCCGAGGGCACGCTGCAGCCGCGCAAGGTTCGCACCTTGACGGTGCGCCCGGACGGCTCGCTCGCACCGGCCGAGGAACCGACGATCGCCGGCCAGCCCGCGCTTCTGCCGAGCTCTTCGCCCGCCGTCGGCCATGCCGCGCCTGCTGCGCCCGCCGCGTCGGCCCAATCTACGATGCCATTCAGCGCCAAGGTCGCGACGGAGGCTGCTCCGGCCGAGGCCGATCCGGTGCAGGTCGCGTCGGTGCAGCCGGCGGCGGCTGGCGAAGAGGCGTTCTTCGTTCAGATCTCGTCTCAGCCGAGCCAGGCCCTGGCGGAGGAGTCGATGGCGAACATGAAGCGCAAGTTCTCCAGCGTGATCGGCAATCGCGGTTTGAACATCAAGTCGGCGGAGATCGCGGGCAAGGGTACGTTCTATCGCGTCCGCGTCGCGGCCGGTTCCAAGAACGAGGCGGCGAGCCTGTGCGACAGCCTGAAATCGGCCGGCGGAAGCTGCTTCGTGACGCGCTGA
- the serS gene encoding serine--tRNA ligase: protein MLDIKWIRDNAEALDEALKRRGSALTSAEIVRLDEKRRQHLKTLQDWQGQRNEASKQIGKAKASGDAALADETMRTVTELKTKIQDGEKLEREIDAEINALLATVPNVPLAEVPTGADETGNVEVRRVGDKRSFNFQPKEHFELGEALGLMDFERAARMSGSRFTVLRGDLARLERALGQFMVETHTREFGYEEVSPPLLVRDEALYGTSQLPKFAEDLFQTTDGRWLIPTAEVSLTNLVREEIIEEQALPLRFTALTPSFRSEAGSAGRDTRGMLRQHQFYKAELVSITTPETSHEEHERMTAAAEAVLTKLGLHFRTVVLCTGDMGFSSQKTYDIEVWLPGQNAYREISSCSVCGDFQARRMNTRFRPAGEKAAPRFVHTLNGSGTAVGRALIAVMETYQQEDGSILVPDVLKPFMGGLEQIGKK from the coding sequence ATGCTGGATATCAAATGGATCCGCGACAATGCGGAAGCTCTGGACGAAGCTCTGAAGCGTCGCGGTTCGGCCCTGACGTCGGCCGAGATCGTTCGCTTGGACGAGAAGCGCCGCCAGCATCTGAAGACGCTGCAGGACTGGCAGGGCCAGCGCAACGAAGCCTCCAAGCAGATCGGCAAGGCCAAGGCGTCGGGTGACGCGGCCCTTGCCGACGAGACGATGCGCACCGTCACTGAGCTCAAGACCAAAATTCAGGATGGCGAGAAGCTCGAGCGCGAGATCGACGCCGAGATCAATGCCCTGCTGGCGACCGTACCGAATGTTCCGCTCGCCGAGGTTCCGACTGGTGCGGACGAGACGGGCAATGTCGAGGTGCGCCGCGTCGGCGATAAGCGCAGCTTCAATTTTCAGCCCAAAGAGCATTTCGAATTGGGCGAGGCGCTCGGCCTCATGGATTTCGAGCGCGCCGCCCGCATGTCCGGCTCGCGCTTCACAGTGCTGCGCGGGGACTTGGCTCGGTTGGAGCGCGCTCTCGGCCAGTTCATGGTCGAAACCCACACTCGCGAGTTCGGATACGAGGAGGTGTCTCCGCCGCTTCTAGTGCGCGACGAGGCGCTCTACGGCACGAGCCAGCTGCCGAAATTTGCCGAGGACCTATTTCAGACCACGGACGGACGCTGGCTGATCCCGACCGCCGAGGTCTCGCTGACCAATCTCGTTCGCGAGGAGATCATCGAGGAGCAGGCCCTGCCGCTCCGCTTTACGGCGTTGACGCCGAGCTTCCGCTCGGAAGCAGGATCGGCCGGTCGCGACACACGCGGCATGCTGCGCCAGCATCAATTCTACAAGGCCGAACTCGTCTCGATTACGACGCCGGAAACGTCGCATGAAGAGCACGAGCGAATGACGGCGGCGGCCGAAGCCGTTCTGACCAAGCTCGGCCTGCATTTCCGCACCGTCGTGCTCTGCACCGGCGACATGGGATTCTCCTCGCAGAAGACCTACGACATCGAAGTCTGGCTACCAGGGCAGAACGCCTACCGCGAAATCTCGTCCTGCTCGGTCTGCGGCGACTTTCAAGCCCGGCGGATGAACACGCGCTTCCGCCCCGCTGGCGAAAAGGCTGCGCCCCGCTTCGTACATACGCTCAACGGCTCAGGTACGGCGGTCGGGCGCGCGCTGATCGCGGTCATGGAGACCTACCAGCAGGAGGATGGCAGCATTCTCGTGCCGGACGTCCTCAAGCCGTTCATGGGCGGGCTCGAACAGATCGGCAAGAAGTAA
- the tatC gene encoding twin-arginine translocase subunit TatC: MSQRSESDIEASSAPLIEHLIELRRRLIWSIAGFFGMFLICFFFAKGIFNILVVPYQIASGWAGLDPASVELIYTAPQEYFFTQVKVAAFGGFFLAFPVIAIQIYKFVAPGLYRDERAAFIPFLVATPLLFLLGALLVYFFFTPMVMWFFLSMQQPGEGSDAAILLLPKVSEYLSLIMTLIVAFGLVFQLPVICSLLVRAGMVTADGLKSKRKYAIVLAFIVAAVLTPPDPMSQIGLAIPAIILYEVSIITARMIEKKRGVRLAANEAGTE, from the coding sequence GTGAGTCAGCGTTCCGAGTCGGACATCGAGGCCTCGTCCGCGCCTCTGATCGAGCATCTGATCGAACTGCGGCGCCGGCTGATCTGGTCGATCGCCGGCTTCTTCGGCATGTTCCTGATCTGCTTCTTCTTCGCCAAGGGCATCTTCAACATCCTCGTCGTGCCCTATCAGATCGCCAGCGGCTGGGCTGGACTGGACCCTGCCAGCGTCGAACTGATCTATACGGCCCCGCAGGAATACTTCTTCACGCAGGTGAAGGTTGCAGCCTTCGGCGGCTTCTTCCTGGCGTTTCCCGTGATCGCCATCCAGATTTACAAGTTCGTTGCCCCCGGCCTTTATCGGGATGAGCGCGCGGCTTTCATTCCGTTTCTGGTGGCAACGCCGCTGCTTTTCCTGCTAGGCGCGCTGCTCGTCTACTTCTTCTTCACCCCGATGGTGATGTGGTTCTTCCTGTCGATGCAGCAGCCGGGCGAGGGCAGCGACGCAGCGATCCTGCTGCTGCCCAAGGTCTCCGAATATCTGTCGCTGATCATGACGTTGATCGTCGCCTTCGGACTGGTCTTCCAGCTGCCGGTGATCTGCTCACTTCTGGTGCGGGCCGGCATGGTCACGGCCGATGGGCTGAAGTCGAAGCGCAAATACGCAATCGTGCTCGCATTCATCGTCGCGGCGGTGCTGACGCCGCCCGATCCGATGTCCCAGATCGGCCTTGCGATCCCGGCGATCATTCTCTACGAGGTCTCGATCATTACGGCACGGATGATCGAAAAGAAACGAGGCGTGCGTCTGGCGGCCAACGAAGCCGGCACGGAGTGA
- the surE gene encoding 5'/3'-nucleotidase SurE gives MRILLTNDDGIHAEGLSVLEHIARQLSDDVWVVAPETDQSGLSHSLTLSSPLRLRQESERRFALRGTPTDCVIMAVKHLLSEAPDLVLSGVNAGQNVSDDVSYSGTVAGAIEGMMLGVRSIALSQAFRPDSEREAIWETARHHGADVVERLLKVDAPAGTLFNVNFPAVKAGAVQGIEVTRQGKLDYSLGIEERVDGRGFPYFWLKFGRQAGPELDGSDIGALRSNRISVTPLHLDLTHHALREQMRETFR, from the coding sequence ATGCGCATTCTCCTGACGAATGACGACGGCATTCACGCGGAGGGACTTTCCGTCCTCGAACACATCGCCCGACAGTTGTCGGACGATGTGTGGGTCGTCGCGCCGGAAACGGATCAGAGCGGCCTGTCCCATTCGCTGACGCTCTCTTCGCCGCTGCGTCTTCGTCAGGAATCGGAGCGCCGTTTTGCGCTGCGCGGCACGCCGACCGATTGCGTCATCATGGCCGTCAAGCATCTCCTGTCGGAGGCACCCGACCTCGTCCTGTCCGGCGTCAATGCCGGGCAGAACGTCAGCGACGACGTCTCCTATTCCGGCACCGTTGCCGGCGCCATCGAGGGCATGATGCTGGGCGTCCGGTCCATCGCGCTCAGCCAAGCCTTCCGTCCCGACTCCGAGCGTGAGGCCATCTGGGAGACAGCTCGCCATCATGGTGCGGATGTCGTGGAGCGTCTTCTCAAAGTCGATGCTCCGGCTGGGACATTATTCAATGTCAACTTTCCGGCCGTGAAAGCCGGTGCCGTGCAAGGCATCGAGGTGACCCGGCAGGGCAAGCTGGACTATTCGCTTGGCATCGAAGAGCGGGTCGACGGGCGAGGCTTCCCTTACTTCTGGCTGAAGTTCGGGCGTCAGGCCGGGCCGGAGCTGGACGGTTCGGATATTGGCGCCCTGCGCTCCAACCGCATCTCAGTCACACCGCTGCATCTCGATCTCACCCATCACGCGCTGCGCGAGCAGATGCGCGAAACCTTCCGCTGA